CGTCCTTTCAACAAGGCCGGACAGAGCGGGCGCGCTCAGTCCAGCCACCTACAGGTGACGAACCGAGATCGCGCCGGTGCAGCGACTCAGGGTGGTGTTTCCGGCTGCAGGCCGGGGCCGAGCACGGGGTGTTCCTTCGCTTCGGGTTGCGCAGGCCTGAGGTTGCTCTCCGCAGGAGGGGCGAGGCAAATGTGTGGCCGCCACCGGACGGTCCACCATGGGCCCTCACCGCTACTGACCTTTTCGGCGTGATGTCGTTGGGGGCTGACGATGCGTGATCGTCGCGGTATGCCGGTTGTGTGAGATATCCGCAGGGTGGTGGGCTGACGCCTGAACGGCAGTCGTTTCGCGAGCGGATCCGGCTGCAGGCCGCGGAGCGATTCGCTGCCGGTGCCTCCAACGCCGAGGTCGCCAAGGACTTACGGGTGAGTGTGCGCTCGGTGCAGCGTTGGCGCCGGGCCTGGCACGACGCCGGCACCGAGGGGCTGCGGTCTGCCGGGCCGGTGTCACGGCCCAAGCTGAGTGAGGCCCTGTTCACCGTGCTCGAGCAGGAGCTCGCCACGGGTCCCGTCGCGCACGGATGGCCGGACCAGACATGGACCCTGGCGCGGATCAAGACGTTGATCGGGCGCAGGTTCCACAAGAGCATGACGCTGTCGGCGATCGCGCAGATGCTGCACCGGCATGGGTTCAGCCACCAGGTCCCGGCCCGCCGAGCGGTCGAGCGCGACGAGGAGGCCGTGGCGGGCTGGGTGAAGGAGACCTGGCCGCAGGTGGAAGGTCCGTGGCGGCGCTCGATGCCTGGCTGTGCTTCGAAGACGAAGCCGGCTTCTCGATGACGCCGCCCACCAGCCGCACCTGGGCCAGGCGCGGACACACACCCCTCATCCGGGTCCGGGGACGATCCCAGCGCCGCTTCTCCATCGCCGCTCTGGCCTGCTACAAGCACGGTGAACGCTCACGGCTGATCTACCGGCCCAAGCGGCACGTCGATCACAAGCGGGGCGGCAGACGCAGCTTCACCTGGACCGACTACCGCGACCTGCTCATCGCCGCCCACCAGCAGCTCGGCGCACCCATCGTGCTCGTGTGGGACAACCTCAACGTCCACAAGGACCGCCGACTGCGGCAGTTCATCGACACCCGCGACTGGATAACCTGCTACTTCCTGCCGGCCTACGCACCCGACCTCAACCCCGTCGAGGGCATCTGGTCGCTGCTGCGACGCAGCAGCCAGGCCAACACCGCCTTCACCGACCCCGACCACCTCATGAGCACGCTCCGACACGGTCTCCGCCAGATCCAGTACCGCAGCCACCTCATCGACGGATGCCTCGCCGAAACCGGCCTCACCTTGACGACACCACGGCGACAACGTCAGTAGTAGGAGTGCTGATGACGAAGCGGACCTACACCTGCGGATTCGACGCCGCCATCGCCGTCATGGGGGGAAATGGAAGGGGCTGATCCTGTTCTCACTCGGCGAAGGACCGCTGCGCTTTGGCGAGTTGAGGCGAGCCGTGCCCGGCATCAGCGAAAGGATGCTGATCCTTCAACTCCGGGAGATGGAGACCAGTGGCCTCGTGCACCGCGAGGTCTATCACCAGGTCCCACCCAAGGTGGAGTACTCGCTGACCGAGTTCGGCCGCTCCCTCAACACCGCGCTGGAGCCGCTCGGCGAGTGGGGCGAGGAACACATGGAACGCATCGAGGTGATCCCCTGAGCCGTTGATTGAGACAGCCCAGTTCCAGCTGTCTCAGCCAATCTCAGAGCCTGTCGGGTGGACGATCGAGAGCGGTGTGTAACTGAGGCCCTGGGTCGCCGGACATGACGAAGGCCCCGGAATGATCACGCGGTGTGTGTACGTGCGACAACTCCGGGGCCGTCAGCGGCCCATGTTATCCGTCCAGCCTGACCGATGAGATGTGGATACCATCCAGCCGCTCCTTCCCGTGCGTGACCTGCGAAAAGGTGGCGGGATACGCAAGTACGGCGACCGGCTGGTCCTCGACTCGATCTTCTACGTCCTGCGGTCGGGCTGCCAGTGGCGGATGCTCCCGCACGACCTGATGCCCTTCGACGCCGCCCACCGCTGGTTCACCAAGTGGCGCGAGGACGGCACCTGGGACCGCGTCCACGACGAGCTCCGCCGCCAGGTACGCGTCGAGGCCGGGCGCGACCCCGAACCCTCGGCCGCCGTGATCGACGCCCAGTCGATCAAGACCAGCGAGGGCGGCGAGGCCCGCGGATTCGACGCCGGCAAGCGAACGACGGGTCGCAAGCGACACGCGATCGTGGACACGATGGGACTCCTCCTGGTTGTCGCGGTCACCTCCGCCTCCGTGCAGGACCGGGCCGGAGGCCGCACTGTCCTGGCGCGGCTCGCCGCCGGCTTCCGCACGGTCGGCCTGGTGTGGGCCGACGGCGGATACGCCAACTCCGTTGATTCCACGCTGCTTTCATGGGCCCGCGACGCGCTGAATATCGTCGTGGAGATCGTGAAGCGGACCGACGACGTCAAGGGTTTCAAGATCCTGCCCCGCCGTTGGGTGGTAGAGCGGACCTTCGGGTGGCTGGTCCGCAACCGCCGCCTGGCCCGCGACTACGAACGGCTGACCGCCACCTCCGAGGCCATGATTAAGGTGGCGATGATCCGCCTGATGCTCGTCCGACTCGCCGGGCAGTCAGCACGCTGGAGCCATGAACCCCATCGCAAGACCGCGCGAACCGAGACCGTCGAGAACCTCATCGCAGCGTAATCAACCGGCCACCCGACAGGCTCTGAGAGAGGTGCGTTGGTGTGGGTCATCGGGTCTCGGCCGTCTCATTCTCAGCCGCGGTGACTTTGGCCGGCCGGGGCAGCCAGCGGAGCGCGACGAGGCCGAGGATGAGATGCAGGACGCTGGCTGCCGCCGCGGCGACGTGCAGTCCGGTGAGGAAGGCCGACTTGGCGTCGGTCACGATCGCCGCTGTCAGTTCAGGCAGCTGGAGTGTCTCGTCGAGGGTTGGGGCGAGGTCGGGGCCTTGGAGGCGGAACAGCAGAGCTGCCAGCGAACCGAGCAACGCGATGCCGAGAGCATTGCCGATCTCGTTGCTGGTCTCCGCGATCGCACCTGCGGATCCGGCGCGCTCGGGAGGGACTGCGGCAACGGCGGTGTCGGCGACGACAGCGAAGGAAATGCCATAGCCGAGGCCCGCGACCGCGGTGGATGCGACGTACCAGCCGATTCCGCCTGTGATGGTGGTGGGCAGCAGCAGGAGCAAACCGGCGGCGATGGAGAAGTGGCACACGAGCAGCGCGGCGCGCTTGCCGACGCGGTCGACGACCAGCGGGGTCACGATGCAGGTGGTGGTGAGTACGCCGGCTCCAGGCAGCGCCCAGAGCGCGGCCTGCAAGACGGGGACGTCGAGGACAGACTGCAGGTAGATCCCGGCCAGGTACGCGGCAGCTGACCATGCTGCGAGCGGCAGCAGACCGGTGATGACGGCGACGGTGAAGATCCGGTCGCGGAAGAGTGAGAAGTCGATGAGCGGGTGCTCCAGTTGCCGTTGCCGTAGACCGAACCACGCCAGCACGGCAATGCCCGCGAGCACGGTGGCCACGGCGGTAACTGTCAGGCCTTGGGCGGCCGCGTGCTTGATGCCGTAGATCGCCAGCAGGAGCCCGACGGCGGAGGTCACGACGCTGGCGGTGTCGATCCGCCCAGGCTGGGTCGCCCGGACCTCGCCGAGCAGCACCGGTGCGAAGCAGAGGAAGCCGACGATGACGGGGAGGTTGATCAAGAACACCGATCCCCACCAGAAGCGTTCCAGCAGCACGCCGCCGATGACCGGTCCGATCGCGAAGCCGGCAGCGAATGCTGCGGCGAAGATGCCGATGGCCTGTGCGCGTCGCTTGGGGTCGGTGAACAGTTCGCTCAGAACCGCCAGCGCGGAGGGAAGCAGGGTCGCGCCGGCGATCCCCATGACCGCGCGGGCGGCGATGAGCAGTTCCGGTGTGGGGGCGAAGGCAGCGGCAGCAGAGCCGAGGCCGAAGAAAATCGCGCCGATCATGAGGAGCCTGAGGCGTCCGTAGCGGTCGCCGATGTTCCCGAACGCGATGAGCAGTGACCCTACGGCGAAGCCGTAGATGTCCAGGGTCCACAGTGCTTGGTCGGCACTGGGGCTCAGCGCCTGACTGACCCGGGGCATCGCGAGGAACAGGATGGATCCGTCCATCGAGACCAGCAGCACGGGGCCGAGGACGACGAGCAGACCGAGCCAGGCCCGGAGGTTACCGGCGTTGGTCGTGGGTGAGGCGTGGTGAGTCATGTCGTCAACGCTCCAGGCGCCTGGAGCGTTGCATCCAGACACCTGGTGTGGCTACACCCAGCAGGTGCACCCACACCACCGCGGACCATGTCTAGGCTCGATGGTGTGGAGAGCTTCGGAGCATTTTTGAAGAGCCGCCGCGACCAGGTCACACCGGACGCGATCGGGCTACGCACCTACGGCAATAGTCGGCGCGTTCCAGGGCTGCGCCGAGAAGAACTGGCTCACCTCGCAGGCGTCAGCGCCGGCTATTACACGCGGTTGGAGCAGGGACAAGCGGGCACAGCCTCGGCGCAGGTTCTCGACGCACTGGCCCGGGTGCTGGAACTCGACGAGGTCGAGACAGTCCACCTACACAACCTCGCCCGCCAGACCGACCGGCCCGGCCTCACCGAACCGCCCGCCGAACATCCCCATCCTCGTGTGCTCGCGCTGCTCGACTCGCTGGGCGAGGCTACTCCCGCGATCGTGCTCGGCAGGCGCGGGGACGTGCTCGCCTGGAACCGCACAGGTCACGCGCTGCTCGCCGAACACACGGAATTCGACGCCCCGGCAGACCCAGCTCGTCGTCCCTCCATCCCGCGGATGTTCTTCCTCGACCCCCTCACCCGGGACCTGCACCGCAACTGGGACGAGCTCGCGCGCGTCCACGTCGCGTACCTGAGGCTCACCGCCGGCCGGTTCCCAACCGACGCGCGACTGGCGAACCTCATCGGCGAGCTCACCATGCGCAGCGACCAGTTCGCCCAGATGTGGGCAACCGGAGAGGTCGCCGACTGCACCACCGGCGACATGCACCTGCAACACCCCACCGTCGGTACCGCGAGCATCGCCTACCAAGTGTGGCTCCAGCCCGACAGCCCGGACCACCGCCTCGAGATCTACACCCCCAACGACGCATCCTCAGCAGACGCACTCCACCTCCTCACCCGTCACATCGCGGGCGAGGACGACTCCAACATCAAAGGGACCGAACAGCCCGCCGCTGGTCGAGGTCACGATCGATCCGTCAACAACCTCGCGCCCCGCAACAGCTAGGGCACTCACTGACCGGTGGGGAGCCGGAACAGTCCGCTGCAGAGTGGCCGTTTTCTCCACCCCCACGTGAGGCGCACCGTCCGCCGTGGCCCTGCCGCGCACACGCTATCTGTACGGGAACCGGGGGAGTTGGGAGCATGAGTAGATAACCGGGCAGGTGGGGAGTGGTGTCATGGGTTCGGACGAGATCAGGTCCCAGGGCTTCTGCCTGAAGGAACTGTTCCGTGAAGTGACCTATGAGATCGACTATTACCAGCGTGACTACACCTGGGGCGAGGACGAAATCCGCACCCTGCTGCGGGATCTGTGTGGATCGTTCAGGAACTGGTCGACGGATCCGGCGTACCTGCGCCGGCCGCACACCGCACCGCAGTACTTCCTGGGGCCGTTCGTCTACTACGAGCCGTCGAAGAACCGGCGCTATCTCGTCGACGGGCAGCAGCGGTTCGTCACGCTGCATCTGCTCTTCCTGCAGCTGCGGCTTTCGGCGCAGGAGCGTGGGGACGCCAGGGCGGTCGACCGGCTCAACCGGGTGATCACGATCGACGGAGAACATTTCGCGCTCGGCATCACCGATCACGAGCCCGTCTTGAGGGCGGTCGCTGAGGCCCGCAAGTACGAAACGGGCGTGGGGGACTCCCTCTCCCGTCGCAACTTGTGGGCACGTAGCCAGCAGATCGAATCCCAGCTCGCGGAAGAGCTCGATGCGGAGAACCTCCCCCGGTTCACCGAGTGGCTGCTGGACCGGGTGGTCCTGGTCGGAATCCGGGCGGCCAGCTCCGATCATGGCTACCGGATGTTCGAGACGATGAACGACCGTGGCGCCCGCCTCACCGCCGTGGACCTTCTGAAGAGCCACTTGCTCTCCCACGTCGGAGCGAACGAAGACCACCTCAACACCCAATGGCACGAGATGCTGCGGGAACTGGCCACTGACCGGGAGGACCCCACCGCCGCTTCCCGCTTCATCAAAGCCTTCCTTATGGCCCGCTGCGCACGTGAGGGCCGGGAAGACGACCGCCGGCAGATCGACAGCAACCTCAATGTGTGGGTCCGCCACAACGCCGCTTACCTGGGACTGGTACCCGAACGTCCCAGTAACTTTCTGCACTTCGTGCAGGACCTGCTGAAGTCGGCCAGACTGTTTCGGCCGTTCCTCGCCGCCAGCCGAGCACTCAAGACAGGCGGCGACCGCCTGGAGACGGTGCTCTTCAACGAACGCAACGGACTCAGCTGCCAGGCCATCGCCATCCTCGCCGCCATCGATCCCGACGACCGGCCCTCCGACGCCAAGGACAAGGGCCGTCTGGTCGCTGTCTACATGGACCGCTGGTACGCCCTCAGAGTCCTGCAGGACCTGCCTGTGCAGTCAGCGGACTCCAACTCCCTGGTCCATGACACGCTCGTTCCGCTCCTGCGCAAGTGCCGTACCACGGCCGACGTCGCCTCCGCGCTGGGCGATCGCGTCACCCACGACGGGGGCTCGATACGCGATGCGGCCACCCTGGGACTGCGCGGCAACAACGCCCACCAGATCCGCTACCTGCTGGCTCGGGCCACCGCTTACGTCGAAGAGGCCTGCCAGCGGCCGCACGACGTGCTCGCCTACCTCGACCGGGAACGGTTCCACATCGAGCACTTGTGGGCCAACCACCACCACCGTGTGGAGGAGGAGATACCCGACCCGGTTGTCTTCCGCAGCCGCCGCAACCAACTGGGCGGCCTCGGCCTGCTCATGGGGCGCGAGAACTCCAGCATCAACGACCTGCCCCTCAACGGAAAGGCCGCCTATTACGCCCGCAGCAACGTCCTGCTGGGCATTATCGCCCCCGGCTACGACCAACGGAATCCCCTGCTGCGCGAGTTCATCAAGACCCACAAGCTTGACAAGGTCCTCAGACCGTTCGGACCCCGGGAGGCGATGACCTCCGTCGTCCAGACCCGCCAGGAACTGTATCTGAGCCTGCTCGAGCACATCTGGAACCCGGAGCGCCTCGGCCTGCCCGTCACCTTGCCCAGCGCGTCCGGCTCCAACGAGCCGACTGCTCAGATCAGGCCCGTGGTCGCCGCGCGCCGCAGGCCCGCTGCAGGGCGCCGCCGCACGGATGTCGCCAGAATGGTCGCAGCCCGGATCCTCACGGGCGGCACGAGGATCGTGCTCACCTACCGCTCCACCGACCACTGGGCCACCATCGACGAAGACGGCGGCATCATCCTCACTGCCACCGGAGGCACCCCGTACGGGCGGGTCGACGAGGCCGGCGCTGTCGCCCGCGGCACCAAGACCTGCCAGGGCATGAACGAATGGCACATCGAAGACGAGCAAGGGGTGCGCACCAGCCTGCGAACTCTGCGCGACCGCGCCGTGGCGTCCGGAGCCCTGTAGCTCAGGCGCACGGTCTTGTCGGCGTCTGCTCGTACGCTGGCGGTGGAACAGAACGTGGGGAGGCGGAATGGCGGACAAGACGGCCGGCATGCACGAGTTGTGGCCGAAGCTCCTGGAAGTGGTCAGGAACCGACGGCGGTTCGCCTGGATCCTCCTGGGGCAGAATGCGAACGTCCTCTCCTACGACGGCACCACGCTGACGCTGAGCTGGAACAATCAGGGCGCGTACGACAACTTCATCAGCTCGGGTTCGCGCGGGGTACTCGAGGATGCGCTTGCAGAACTTCTCAATCCCCCGCCCGCCATCGAGCTGGTCGTGCAGGGGAAAACACCGCCTTCCCTCGCCCACTCCGTGCCGGAAGGCCAGGCCGCGCAGGTACATGTGTCTGTCGCCGTCACGACCGCGGACCCCTCGCCTCAGCCAGGCGAATCCGCGGCGTCCACCCTGCAACTCGTCCTGGCGCAGACCGCGTTCCTGATGTACGAGCAGGGCAACAGCCGGGCTGCTGCCCTATTGTCGGATGTGGAAGACGTGGAACTGGTGCCCGGCAACCGATTCGGGGACTGGGAGGACGCCGTCCTCATCGTGCCCCCCTACCTCGTCCCCCGGTTCACCGAAGAGGTCACCGCAGCGATCCAGCCGGTGTTCGAACATGTGGCGGGGCGGCACGGCCTGGACATCGGCGGCATCACCGCCGCACCCGCGCTCCCCGAGATCGATGGACACTGGCGGCAGATCCTGCAGGAGCGACTGACTGCGGGAACAGCATCCAACCAGGCATCTAGGGCACGTGCCAAGAGAACAGCCCCCACCCTCAACCGGGACGGCTTCGTCTTCGACTCCCGTGAGGAAGTGCTGGTCTACGAGGCGCTGAAGCGGGCGCAGGCGGAGCTGCCGCAGGATTCCACCATTTCCATCTTTCCTGTCGTGGTTCGTTCTTTCTGATCGGTGGCCGGAGGGTTGAGCTGGGCTGATCAGTTGGTTGGTTGGGTCTGGCGGTGTGGTGTGTGCTGGCGAGGTGGCGGGCGTTGCTTGCGGGCCCCGGCTGGGTGGGCCTGTGAACTGCGGGTTTGCTGCTCTGGGTTGGTTTCGTGGGTGTTGATCAGTTCTGTTGGCTGGTCGGTCAGGTTCGCTGGGTGGCTGTTGTAGCGGTGCAGGGGTGTGGGGCCGTGGATGCCGATGGTGCCCATCAGGTGTTGTTGGTGGGGGTGGAGCTGGTCCCAGGTGCGTTGTTGGGTGCGGATCCATTTGGTGGTCTGGTTGGGGAAGGGCATGCCGGTGCTGTAGCAGGTGTGGGCTTGGTGCCAGCTGTGGTTCCAGGTGGCGCGCCAGGGTGGGTTCCACCACGGGTCGAGCGCGGTGAGTGGCGGGTTGTGGGGCCAGGGCCGGCCGGTGCGTTTCACGTGGGCCCCGGCGGCTCGGCGTTGTTTGTACAGCCACCATCCCAGGGGGAAGCCGTCGTGTTCGGTGCGGTAGCCGGCTGAGGAGAGGTTGCCGTGTTGGGCGGCCCACGACCGGGCGTACGGCAGGCCGGCGGCGACGGCCGAGGGCGGGTTCTTCAGCCGTGGGCGGGCTGGGCGGGTTGGTTGGGGAGGTTTCGGTGGTGGCGCCAGCGCGCGGGCCCGTTCGCTGGTGAGGCCGATGCCGGCGAGCTGCTGTTGCTGCTCGGGTTGGAGGTTGTCGTAGCTGGAGCACTGGGTGAACAGCCATTTCGCTGTGTCGGCTGGGAGCGCGTTGAAATCGGCCGTGGTGGCCGGGGATCGGCCGGTGGTATGCGTGCAGGCGGTGAGGTAGGCCTGGCGCCAGCGCAGTCCTCCCGCCGGGTTCCAGTGGGGATCGATGGCTTCCAGGGCTTTGATGCGGTCGGCGGGCAGTTTTCCTCGGCTGGCGCGGCGACGTTGCGTGCGCAGCCAGGTGCCGAGGCGGTAGCCGTCGTGGCGGGCGGGTTCGGGGACGGCGAGGTTGCCGTGTTGCTGGGCCCAGGCGCGGGCGTGGGCGAGACCGGCCGCGAAGGCTGCGGCTTGGGGGATGCGGCGGGGCCGGGCGGCACGGGCGCCTTCGGCGGTGAGGCCCAGGTCTGCGAGGAGGTGCTGCTGGCGGGGGTGGAGCGGGGAGTGGCGACGAACTGCTGCCAGCCGTCCCGCGTGGTCGGCGGTGCGTACGCCGCAGCCCTCGCTCCGTCGTGAAGGGTGCTGTCGGCAGGGGCGTCTGTCACCACTGTGCTGCTTCCTGGTAGGCGTCATAGATCCGAGAGGGACGCGGAACTTTGGCTGAGGAGTCCGGCTGTTCGTCTCCGGCAGGCTCATCGACGTCAGCGGGGCCGGGCAGGTCGTCGTCCTCGTCCCAGCCGTCCTCGAACCCTGTCTCCCCTTGCTGATCCTCTTCTTCCAGCGGTGTGAAGGCACCCACCAGGCCGTAGGAGAGGGTCGGAGCCGCCACGGGGTCCGGGGCCGCCTGCGGCACGGCCGGTCGGGCCAGGGACGCTGCTGCGCTGGCGCGCGCCGCCACCGTCTGCTCGCGGCGGGTCCCGGCACCGTTGCTCGCACGCCGCAGGAGGCGGTCCAGGGCCTGGGCGAGCTGCCGCTCGTGCTCGACGCGGTCGCCGCGGCGCTCGACTGCGGCACGGACGTGCTGCCAGGTGAAGTCGGTGAAGGGCAGGCTGACACAGCCGCGGTGGATCCACGGCACCTCTTCCCACCCGGTGGGCAGCCGCACCCAGATCTGATGGGGTCGTAGGGGTTGTGGTGCACCTCCCATCTGCCGTCCGGCGCGCCCGACCGGTTGCTGCGGTGCGGATTGAGGACCTTGTGGTCGTAGGTGCGGTAGTCGAAGCGGATGCCGTAGTCGTTGATGGCCACCCGCTTGATGGGCATGAGCTCGATGTAGTCGTCCGCGCTCAGCGGCACCGGGATATAGCCGGTGACTCCCACGAGCGCGCCCCACATCTCGTTCGGCGACAGGGCGAGCTTCCGGTGCCAGCGGATGGCGCAGCGAGGCGTGCGGGCGGTGCTGCCAGTCGTGACCAGCCACTCATCCAGCAGGTCCTGCACCTGCGCAAGCGTCCAGCACGCCTCGTCCTCAACGCGCGTGCCGCGCCGGGTGACATCCGAGCCGCTGTAGCCGGCCACGTACTGGGAGAACCGGTCCCCGATGGTGCGGAACGTCCGCTCGACATGGCCCTTGGCCGGGCCGTTGGCCGGCGGCGCGGGCTGAACGGACACCCCCAGGCTCTCGCACGCGGCAATGAAGGAATGGGAGACGAACACCGCACCTTGATCGACCACCACCGTCTCCGGCATGATCACCGGCCGGGCCGCTGCCCCTTCCAGCCGCGCATCCAACGACACCAGCCGCTCATAGGGGATGACTGACCGGGACATCGCCAGCGCCGTCTCCCACCCCGGGCGCATCCGCATGGGCGTGACCATCTGCGCCAGCAGCACCCGCCGCGTCCACCGATCTTGTGCCCACCGGACGCACCACCGCGGCACAGATACTGCGCGTTGCCACGTCCAACGCGATCGATAACTCGACCGACCCCGTCACCCCCTCGGCGAGCACCACCAGCACATCCAGCGGCGTACTGTCCAGCATCACCAGCTCACCCGGCCGCAGCGCCACGGTCGGGTGAAGGGAGGGCCGGCCGCGACGTGCGCCGCCGCTGCTGTGCCGCCGACCCCAGCAGCCCGTGGCCGTCGGCGAGCGCGTGCACCAGCCGGTTGAACGTCGTCACCGGCGGCACCTCCACCGCGCCGGGACCATGGGTTCCTCCAGAACCCACCCGACCATGCGCCGCAGCCGGCTCAGCGTGCCACTGGAGCGTTTCCCGCT
This is a stretch of genomic DNA from Streptomyces hawaiiensis. It encodes these proteins:
- a CDS encoding IS630 family transposase (programmed frameshift), coding for MRYPQGGGLTPERQSFRERIRLQAAERFAAGASNAEVAKDLRVSVRSVQRWRRAWHDAGTEGLRSAGPVSRPKLSEALFTVLEQELATGPVAHGWPDQTWTLARIKTLIGRRFHKSMTLSAIAQMLHRHGFSHQVPARRAVERDEEAVAGWVKETWPQVEGPWRRSMPGCASKTKPGFSMTPPTSRTWARRGHTPLIRVRGRSQRRFSIAALACYKHGERSRLIYRPKRHVDHKRGGRRSFTWTDYRDLLIAAHQQLGAPIVLVWDNLNVHKDRRLRQFIDTRDWITCYFLPAYAPDLNPVEGIWSLLRRSSQANTAFTDPDHLMSTLRHGLRQIQYRSHLIDGCLAETGLTLTTPRRQRQ
- a CDS encoding IS5 family transposase (programmed frameshift), whose translation is MWNTIQPLLPVRDLRKGGGIRKYGDRLVLDSIFYVLRSGCQWRMLPHDLMPFDAAHRWFTKWREDGTWDRVHDELRRQVRVEAGRDPEPSAAVIDAQSIKTSEGGEARGFDAGKRTTGRKRHAIVDTMGLLLVVAVTSASVQDRAGGRTVLARLAAGFRTVGLVWADGGYANSVDSTLLSWARDALNIVVEIVKRTDDVKGFKILPRRWVVERTFGWLVRNRRLARDYERLTATSEAMIKVAMIRLMLVRLAGQSARWSHEPHRKTARTETVENLIAA
- a CDS encoding MFS transporter, producing MTHHASPTTNAGNLRAWLGLLVVLGPVLLVSMDGSILFLAMPRVSQALSPSADQALWTLDIYGFAVGSLLIAFGNIGDRYGRLRLLMIGAIFFGLGSAAAAFAPTPELLIAARAVMGIAGATLLPSALAVLSELFTDPKRRAQAIGIFAAAFAAGFAIGPVIGGVLLERFWWGSVFLINLPVIVGFLCFAPVLLGEVRATQPGRIDTASVVTSAVGLLLAIYGIKHAAAQGLTVTAVATVLAGIAVLAWFGLRQRQLEHPLIDFSLFRDRIFTVAVITGLLPLAAWSAAAYLAGIYLQSVLDVPVLQAALWALPGAGVLTTTCIVTPLVVDRVGKRAALLVCHFSIAAGLLLLLPTTITGGIGWYVASTAVAGLGYGISFAVVADTAVAAVPPERAGSAGAIAETSNEIGNALGIALLGSLAALLFRLQGPDLAPTLDETLQLPELTAAIVTDAKSAFLTGLHVAAAAASVLHLILGLVALRWLPRPAKVTAAENETAETR
- a CDS encoding helix-turn-helix transcriptional regulator; translated protein: MESFGAFLKSRRDQVTPDAIGLRTYGNSRRVPGLRREELAHLAGVSAGYYTRLEQGQAGTASAQVLDALARVLELDEVETVHLHNLARQTDRPGLTEPPAEHPHPRVLALLDSLGEATPAIVLGRRGDVLAWNRTGHALLAEHTEFDAPADPARRPSIPRMFFLDPLTRDLHRNWDELARVHVAYLRLTAGRFPTDARLANLIGELTMRSDQFAQMWATGEVADCTTGDMHLQHPTVGTASIAYQVWLQPDSPDHRLEIYTPNDASSADALHLLTRHIAGEDDSNIKGTEQPAAGRGHDRSVNNLAPRNS
- a CDS encoding DUF262 domain-containing protein, with translation MGSDEIRSQGFCLKELFREVTYEIDYYQRDYTWGEDEIRTLLRDLCGSFRNWSTDPAYLRRPHTAPQYFLGPFVYYEPSKNRRYLVDGQQRFVTLHLLFLQLRLSAQERGDARAVDRLNRVITIDGEHFALGITDHEPVLRAVAEARKYETGVGDSLSRRNLWARSQQIESQLAEELDAENLPRFTEWLLDRVVLVGIRAASSDHGYRMFETMNDRGARLTAVDLLKSHLLSHVGANEDHLNTQWHEMLRELATDREDPTAASRFIKAFLMARCAREGREDDRRQIDSNLNVWVRHNAAYLGLVPERPSNFLHFVQDLLKSARLFRPFLAASRALKTGGDRLETVLFNERNGLSCQAIAILAAIDPDDRPSDAKDKGRLVAVYMDRWYALRVLQDLPVQSADSNSLVHDTLVPLLRKCRTTADVASALGDRVTHDGGSIRDAATLGLRGNNAHQIRYLLARATAYVEEACQRPHDVLAYLDRERFHIEHLWANHHHRVEEEIPDPVVFRSRRNQLGGLGLLMGRENSSINDLPLNGKAAYYARSNVLLGIIAPGYDQRNPLLREFIKTHKLDKVLRPFGPREAMTSVVQTRQELYLSLLEHIWNPERLGLPVTLPSASGSNEPTAQIRPVVAARRRPAAGRRRTDVARMVAARILTGGTRIVLTYRSTDHWATIDEDGGIILTATGGTPYGRVDEAGAVARGTKTCQGMNEWHIEDEQGVRTSLRTLRDRAVASGAL
- a CDS encoding helicase associated domain-containing protein: MTPTRKQHSGDRRPCRQHPSRRSEGCGVRTADHAGRLAAVRRHSPLHPRQQHLLADLGLTAEGARAARPRRIPQAAAFAAGLAHARAWAQQHGNLAVPEPARHDGYRLGTWLRTQRRRASRGKLPADRIKALEAIDPHWNPAGGLRWRQAYLTACTHTTGRSPATTADFNALPADTAKWLFTQCSSYDNLQPEQQQQLAGIGLTSERARALAPPPKPPQPTRPARPRLKNPPSAVAAGLPYARSWAAQHGNLSSAGYRTEHDGFPLGWWLYKQRRAAGAHVKRTGRPWPHNPPLTALDPWWNPPWRATWNHSWHQAHTCYSTGMPFPNQTTKWIRTQQRTWDQLHPHQQHLMGTIGIHGPTPLHRYNSHPANLTDQPTELINTHETNPEQQTRSSQAHPAGARKQRPPPRQHTPHRQTQPTN